The genomic stretch GAAGGCCGCTACAGAAAAAATTTTACCGATTCAGGCGACCCTGGACGCGGTACAACATTCTACACAAACAGAGGCTGGCATAAAAAAAACAAAAAAACGAAAAGGTCCGGGGCTACGGGATGTTTCAATCCATGAAAACAAATCACCCCGAAAATGGCTTATCATCCGCTGGTCTTTTCTGTTGGGCATGAATTTCCTGTTTTTTGCGTCCTTCTATTATGACATCCAGATTCTGGAAGGAACTCTCAGCGGATCCCGACTGCTTGGATTTCATCTGGCTGATCCGTTTGCTGCCTTGCAGGTCATGCTGGCCAGCAAGGTGATCCACATCAATCTGATCATCGGCATGACCACTGTGGTTATCATTTACTTGATGCTGGGAGGCCGGTTTTTCTGTTCCTGGGTCTGTCCCTATCACTTTCTGGCAGAACTGGGAGAAATGCTGCACAATTTTCTGATCAGGAAACGCCTTATTTCCCGGAACCATGTGTTTGATACCAAAATCAAATATTATTTCTATCTCATGTTTCTCGGACTGGCATTTTTTACAGGATTTACTGTCTTTGAAGTGTTGAATCCGGTGGCGATCCTGAGCCGGTTTATTGTGTATGGTCCGGGATTGATACTGTTGTGGGTGCTGGCATTGCTCCTGTTTGAAGTGTTTTACAGCCGCAGAGCGTGGTGCCGGTATTTTTGTCCGGTCGGCGTGTCCTACAATATTCTGGGCCGCTTCGCACCGTTCAAGGTACGCTGGAATGTCAATAAATGTTCCAATTGTAAAAACTGCCAGCGAGTCTGCATGGTGCCCTGGGTATTGAAGGAAACCGTCAATCAGGGAAAATCGGAATATGTGGTTTCCGGAGATTGTACCCGTTGCGGATTGTGTATTGACGCTTGTGAAGATGGCGCACTGCAATACAACGTCCGCTATCTGGATAAACTGATTTAGGAACGGCAAACGAATAACAGGGAAAACTTTCTGGTTACGAACGTCCCGTTCGTGACCGTTCCATGACCCACTTCCGGTGGGTGCGAAGCTCTGCTTCGCCTGAGGGATAACGTGCCCCACGGGACGTACAAGGCTGTTAAGTTAAGAAATTACCTGCGAGAAAATCCCCCTTTTCAAAGGGGGCATGGGGGATTTAACGCTCAGAATAACATCCCCCTAACCCC from SAR324 cluster bacterium encodes the following:
- a CDS encoding NapH/MauN family ferredoxin-type protein → MNSTEKNALIPQSSGKAATEKILPIQATLDAVQHSTQTEAGIKKTKKRKGPGLRDVSIHENKSPRKWLIIRWSFLLGMNFLFFASFYYDIQILEGTLSGSRLLGFHLADPFAALQVMLASKVIHINLIIGMTTVVIIYLMLGGRFFCSWVCPYHFLAELGEMLHNFLIRKRLISRNHVFDTKIKYYFYLMFLGLAFFTGFTVFEVLNPVAILSRFIVYGPGLILLWVLALLLFEVFYSRRAWCRYFCPVGVSYNILGRFAPFKVRWNVNKCSNCKNCQRVCMVPWVLKETVNQGKSEYVVSGDCTRCGLCIDACEDGALQYNVRYLDKLI